One segment of Niabella beijingensis DNA contains the following:
- the ilvN gene encoding acetolactate synthase small subunit, which yields MKQQYTITVYAEDQIGLLARITIIFSRRKINIDSLNTSSSEIPGIHRFNIVIDETEEVVKKLCKQIEKQVEVLKAYYNLNSEIIWQELALYKVPTNQVTEKMIVERILREYGARVVSINSDYTVFECTGHREETEKLVKLFEEYGLIEFVRGGRVAIIKSSEGFHKKIKEFEAREPGEEVIENEFLNEQDKVFSM from the coding sequence ATGAAACAACAATATACCATTACAGTTTACGCGGAAGATCAGATCGGGCTGCTGGCCCGGATCACCATTATTTTCTCAAGGCGGAAAATTAACATCGACAGTCTGAACACTTCTTCTTCAGAGATCCCCGGTATCCACCGGTTCAATATTGTTATTGACGAAACAGAAGAAGTGGTAAAAAAACTCTGTAAGCAGATCGAAAAACAGGTGGAAGTGCTGAAAGCCTATTACAACCTGAACAGCGAGATCATCTGGCAGGAACTGGCGTTGTACAAAGTGCCTACGAACCAGGTGACCGAAAAGATGATCGTAGAGCGCATCCTGCGAGAATACGGCGCCCGTGTGGTTTCCATCAACAGCGACTATACTGTTTTTGAATGTACCGGGCACCGGGAAGAAACCGAAAAGCTCGTGAAACTGTTTGAAGAATACGGGCTCATCGAATTTGTACGCGGCGGCCGGGTAGCCATTATCAAGAGCAGTGAAGGCTTCCATAAAAAGATCAAGGAGTTTGAAGCCCGCGAACCGGGAGAAGAAGTGATCGAGAACGAATTCCTG
- a CDS encoding cupin domain-containing protein, which translates to MNQEFKIGLFNGLQQLKNSGKEFIPLFNHGSLEVELYKPDKKDQQQPHKKDEVYIIASGTARFINDQEIVEVVQGDFLFVAAGKEHRFFEFSEDFSTWVIFYGPAGGEKASINE; encoded by the coding sequence ATGAACCAGGAATTTAAAATAGGGTTGTTCAATGGCTTACAGCAATTGAAAAATTCGGGAAAGGAATTCATCCCGCTTTTCAATCATGGTTCTTTAGAAGTGGAATTGTATAAGCCGGACAAAAAAGATCAACAGCAGCCGCACAAAAAAGATGAGGTATACATTATCGCTTCAGGAACGGCCCGGTTTATCAACGATCAGGAAATTGTTGAAGTGGTACAAGGAGATTTTTTATTTGTTGCTGCGGGCAAAGAACATCGTTTTTTTGAATTCAGCGAGGACTTTTCAACCTGGGTAATCTTTTATGGTCCGGCAGGCGGAGAAAAAGCAAGCATTAATGAATAA
- a CDS encoding O-methyltransferase yields MNNINNIPAQYHTIVHRTKELGFDMPSDLQTGSLLCTLTASRPGGRMLELGTGTGLATSWILNGMDPKSRLISVDNNALLINVAQEQLKDERVEFVCADGYEWIAAYNDEKFDLLFADAMPGKYDLFDETFALLNTGGIYFIDDMLPQPNWPEGHAQKVAAFITMLESRTDLVLTKLSWSTGIIIATKTSNIKL; encoded by the coding sequence ATGAATAACATTAACAATATACCGGCGCAATATCATACCATTGTTCACAGAACAAAGGAGCTGGGGTTTGATATGCCCTCCGACCTGCAGACCGGTTCGCTGCTTTGCACGCTGACAGCATCCAGACCCGGCGGCCGGATGCTGGAATTAGGTACCGGTACGGGTTTGGCCACTTCCTGGATCCTTAATGGCATGGACCCGAAATCCCGGCTGATCTCTGTCGACAATAATGCTTTATTGATCAATGTTGCGCAGGAACAGTTAAAGGACGAACGGGTTGAATTTGTATGTGCGGACGGTTATGAATGGATCGCTGCTTATAACGATGAAAAATTTGATCTCCTATTTGCCGATGCCATGCCGGGTAAATATGACCTGTTCGACGAAACCTTTGCACTCCTGAATACCGGCGGGATCTATTTTATCGACGACATGCTGCCCCAGCCCAACTGGCCGGAGGGGCATGCACAAAAGGTGGCGGCTTTTATCACAATGCTTGAGTCAAGAACAGATCTTGTGCTTACAAAGCTGAGCTGGTCCACCGGGATCATCATCGCCACAAAAACTTCAAACATCAAACTTTAA
- a CDS encoding isocitrate/isopropylmalate family dehydrogenase: MKKKITIIEETGAAGEVTAQAVKVLSAVAEQYDHYFEGSGIRLAETPPFFSENAAAAATGSDALLFSGTATEQAIKKTFPLVAMVQPVAVYPPLQHLSPLKPRHSEGMNLLIYQDQAAATDENSRLRIAQSAVQQAANRKKKISIVAEPESSSSWQQVFEKIGKTTTEIHLEQVPLQTAWDLLLQQPAEFDIIVTDAAAGYYLFSQAAAISGARLMIPSVRVTEAVPFFGPAFGFDQQNENNKSNANPVGAILSVAMMLDYFGLHEEALIIRTAINWTLLHGFVSKDIDAVNNYSTGTIGDLVSDFIRGTIPGFAKGENMALQKSTII; the protein is encoded by the coding sequence ATGAAAAAGAAAATCACGATCATAGAGGAAACGGGTGCAGCCGGAGAGGTAACCGCGCAGGCGGTGAAAGTGCTGAGCGCCGTGGCCGAACAATATGATCACTACTTCGAGGGATCGGGCATCCGCCTTGCGGAAACACCGCCGTTCTTTTCCGAAAATGCCGCAGCGGCCGCAACCGGCAGTGATGCGCTTCTGTTCAGCGGCACCGCTACCGAACAGGCGATCAAAAAAACATTCCCGTTAGTGGCAATGGTGCAGCCGGTTGCCGTTTATCCTCCCCTTCAGCACCTCTCCCCCTTAAAGCCCCGGCACAGTGAGGGAATGAACCTGCTGATCTACCAGGACCAGGCGGCAGCAACAGATGAAAACAGCCGGCTCCGTATTGCGCAATCGGCAGTACAGCAGGCTGCCAACCGGAAGAAAAAGATAAGCATTGTTGCAGAACCGGAAAGCAGCAGCAGCTGGCAGCAGGTTTTTGAGAAGATCGGCAAGACCACGACGGAAATCCATCTGGAGCAGGTACCGCTTCAGACCGCCTGGGACCTGCTGCTGCAACAGCCGGCGGAATTTGACATCATTGTTACAGATGCAGCTGCAGGTTATTACCTGTTCAGCCAGGCAGCAGCAATCAGCGGCGCCCGGTTGATGATCCCTTCCGTACGAGTGACGGAAGCTGTTCCGTTCTTTGGTCCGGCCTTTGGATTCGATCAGCAAAACGAGAACAATAAAAGCAATGCCAATCCCGTTGGAGCGATCCTGTCGGTGGCAATGATGCTCGATTACTTCGGATTGCATGAAGAAGCGCTGATCATCAGGACGGCGATCAACTGGACCTTACTCCACGGATTTGTATCAAAAGATATTGATGCTGTAAACAATTATTCAACCGGCACCATCGGTGACCTGGTAAGTGATTTTATACGCGGAACCATACCCGGTTTTGCAAAAGGCGAAAATATGGCGTTGCAGAAATCAACGATCATATAG
- the ilvD gene encoding dihydroxy-acid dehydratase produces the protein MTELNKYSKTITQDPTQPAAQAQLYALGLTEEDLKKAQVGIVSMGYDGNPCNMHLNDLAKHVKDAVWKQDLVGLTFHTIGVSDGMSNGTDGMRYSLVSRDVIADSIETVCGAQYYDGLITVPGCDKNMPGSIIAMGRLNRPSIMVYGGTIAPGHYKGQDLNIVSAFEALGQKIAGQLDEADFMGIVKNSCPGAGACGGMYTANTMASAIEAMGMSLPYSSSNPALSEEKKKECAAAGEAIRLLLEKDIKPRDIMTRQAFENAIVVIMVLGGSTNAVLHLLAMARSVDVPLTQDDFQAISNRIPVLADFKPSGKYLMEDLHNKGGVPAVMKYLLKKGLIDGSCLTVTGKTIAENLETVPDLDFESQDIVHPLENPIKATGHLQILYGNLAEKGSVAKISGKEGEKFTGPARVFDGEKNLIAGISSGKVKSGDVVVIKNEGPRGAPGMPEMLKPTSAIIGAGLGKNVALITDGRFSGGTHGFVVGHITPEAFEGGLIGFVQDDDQIEIDAVNNTITLQVPEEEIAKRKAGWKQPPLKVNRGILYKYAKLVKDASQGCVTDED, from the coding sequence ATGACAGAGTTAAACAAGTATTCCAAAACCATTACGCAGGATCCTACACAACCCGCGGCACAGGCACAGCTGTATGCACTGGGCTTAACAGAAGAAGACTTAAAGAAAGCACAGGTCGGGATCGTCAGCATGGGCTATGACGGCAATCCCTGTAACATGCATCTGAACGACCTTGCAAAACATGTGAAGGATGCGGTCTGGAAGCAGGACCTGGTCGGTTTAACTTTTCACACCATCGGCGTAAGTGATGGTATGAGCAATGGTACGGACGGAATGCGCTACTCCCTGGTGAGCCGGGATGTGATCGCTGATTCTATTGAAACCGTATGCGGGGCACAATACTACGACGGGCTGATCACTGTACCGGGATGCGATAAAAATATGCCGGGCTCCATCATCGCCATGGGCCGCCTCAACCGCCCTTCCATTATGGTGTATGGCGGTACCATTGCACCGGGACATTATAAGGGGCAGGACCTGAACATTGTATCTGCCTTTGAAGCGCTGGGGCAAAAGATCGCCGGACAGCTGGACGAAGCCGATTTTATGGGCATTGTAAAAAACAGCTGCCCCGGCGCCGGTGCCTGCGGCGGTATGTATACGGCGAATACCATGGCCTCCGCTATTGAGGCAATGGGAATGAGCCTCCCCTACTCCAGCAGCAATCCTGCGCTGAGTGAAGAAAAAAAGAAGGAATGCGCCGCTGCGGGTGAAGCGATCCGCCTGCTGCTGGAAAAAGATATCAAGCCCCGGGACATCATGACCCGGCAGGCCTTTGAAAATGCCATTGTGGTGATCATGGTGCTGGGCGGAAGCACCAATGCCGTACTGCATTTGCTGGCCATGGCCCGCAGCGTGGATGTACCGCTGACCCAGGATGATTTCCAGGCGATCAGCAACCGCATTCCCGTACTTGCGGATTTCAAACCCAGCGGTAAATACCTGATGGAAGACCTGCACAATAAGGGTGGTGTTCCCGCGGTGATGAAATACCTGCTGAAAAAAGGATTGATCGATGGCAGCTGTTTAACCGTTACCGGTAAAACAATTGCCGAGAACCTGGAGACCGTACCGGATCTGGATTTTGAAAGCCAGGATATTGTTCATCCGCTGGAAAATCCCATAAAAGCTACCGGGCACCTGCAGATCCTTTATGGCAATCTTGCAGAGAAAGGAAGTGTTGCAAAGATCAGCGGAAAAGAGGGCGAAAAATTCACCGGTCCGGCCCGTGTATTCGACGGGGAGAAAAACCTGATCGCAGGTATCTCCAGCGGAAAGGTAAAGTCCGGTGACGTGGTTGTTATCAAAAATGAAGGGCCAAGGGGCGCTCCCGGTATGCCCGAAATGCTGAAGCCCACGTCCGCCATCATCGGTGCCGGTCTTGGAAAAAACGTGGCACTTATCACCGATGGCCGCTTTAGTGGCGGAACGCATGGTTTTGTAGTTGGTCATATTACCCCGGAAGCATTCGAGGGCGGTCTTATCGGTTTTGTACAGGACGACGATCAGATCGAAATTGATGCAGTAAATAATACCATCACCTTACAGGTGCCGGAAGAAGAGATCGCAAAACGGAAGGCCGGCTGGAAACAACCGCCGTTAAAAGTGAACCGCGGTATCCTTTACAAATATGCCAAGCTGGTAAAGGATGCTTCCCAGGGCTGCGTAACCGATGAAGATTAA
- a CDS encoding antibiotic biosynthesis monooxygenase family protein encodes MVTEIAILNIRPGMGGAFEASFEQARNIIRSMKGYLQHELLKCMEEADKYILIVQWQHLEDHTEGFRKSSEYQEWKKLLHHFYDPFPVVEHYQGTAKAA; translated from the coding sequence ATGGTAACAGAAATTGCGATATTGAATATCCGGCCGGGAATGGGCGGCGCTTTTGAAGCTTCCTTTGAGCAGGCCCGGAATATCATCCGCTCCATGAAGGGGTATTTGCAACACGAGTTACTGAAATGCATGGAAGAAGCCGATAAATATATTTTAATCGTACAGTGGCAACATCTGGAAGACCATACGGAAGGATTCAGAAAAAGCAGTGAATACCAGGAATGGAAAAAGCTCCTGCATCATTTTTATGATCCCTTTCCTGTTGTGGAACATTATCAAGGAACAGCTAAAGCAGCATGA
- the ilvB gene encoding biosynthetic-type acetolactate synthase large subunit, translating into METIQITDTENKTAAAEGIKPGTTISGSQALLEALIAEGVSTIFGYPGGAIMPIYDALYDYTKKLEHILVRHEQGGIHAAQGFARTSGRTGVVFATSGPGATNLVTGLADAQIDSTPLVCITGQVFAHLLGTDAFQETDVINVTMPVTKWNYQVTDANEIPHVLAKAFYIARSGRPGPVLVDITKNAQLQQFEYPGYQKCNHVRSYRPKPIVRKEYIAEAAKLINSAEKPFVIFGQGVILGQAENEFKAFIEKGNLPAAWTIMGESALPTDHSLGVGMLGMHGNYGPNVLTNECDVLIAVGMRFDDRVTGRLDKYAKQAKVIHLDIDPAEVDKNVKTTVPVWGDCKETLPLLTALIEKKEHSSWLKEFAKYAAEEDKECIQPEMHPETDVMSMAEVMATLNELTKGDAVIVTDVGQHQMVACRYAKFNKTRSNVTSGGLGTMGFGLPAAIGAKYGAPDRTVVAIIGDGGFQMTLQELGTIMQFGAAVKILILNNEFLGMVRQWQQLFHDRRYSFVNITSPDFVALAKSYSIEGQSIDQRSDLKAALRTMLEHDGAYLLEVKVGKENNVFPMVPQGSSVAEIRLK; encoded by the coding sequence ATGGAAACAATCCAGATCACCGATACAGAAAATAAAACCGCAGCAGCTGAAGGCATAAAACCCGGCACCACCATTTCGGGAAGCCAGGCCCTGCTGGAAGCGCTGATCGCGGAAGGCGTATCCACTATTTTCGGATACCCCGGCGGCGCCATTATGCCCATCTATGATGCGCTTTACGATTATACAAAAAAACTGGAGCACATCCTGGTACGACATGAACAGGGAGGCATACATGCAGCGCAGGGCTTTGCCCGTACCAGCGGCAGAACGGGTGTGGTATTTGCCACGAGCGGTCCCGGCGCCACCAACCTGGTTACCGGTCTGGCCGATGCACAGATCGACTCCACACCACTGGTATGTATCACCGGCCAGGTATTTGCCCATCTGCTGGGAACAGATGCTTTCCAGGAAACAGATGTGATCAATGTAACCATGCCGGTTACCAAATGGAATTACCAGGTTACCGATGCCAATGAGATCCCTCATGTGCTGGCCAAGGCCTTCTATATCGCCCGCAGCGGCCGTCCCGGTCCGGTGCTGGTAGATATTACCAAGAATGCGCAATTGCAGCAGTTTGAATACCCCGGGTATCAGAAATGCAATCATGTGCGCAGCTACCGTCCCAAACCGATCGTACGTAAAGAATATATTGCCGAAGCGGCAAAACTGATCAACAGTGCCGAAAAGCCTTTTGTGATCTTTGGACAGGGGGTTATTTTAGGTCAGGCAGAGAATGAATTCAAAGCCTTTATCGAGAAGGGAAATCTTCCCGCGGCATGGACCATCATGGGTGAAAGCGCACTGCCTACCGATCACTCCCTGGGAGTGGGCATGCTGGGTATGCACGGGAACTATGGCCCGAATGTACTGACCAATGAGTGTGATGTACTGATCGCCGTAGGGATGCGTTTTGATGACCGGGTGACCGGACGCCTGGACAAATATGCCAAACAGGCCAAAGTGATCCACCTCGACATTGATCCCGCAGAAGTGGATAAGAACGTAAAGACTACGGTGCCGGTTTGGGGCGACTGTAAAGAAACCCTGCCCCTGCTTACCGCACTGATCGAAAAAAAGGAGCACAGCAGCTGGCTGAAGGAGTTTGCAAAATATGCTGCAGAAGAAGACAAAGAATGTATCCAGCCGGAAATGCATCCGGAAACTGACGTGATGTCGATGGCGGAGGTAATGGCCACCTTAAACGAGCTTACGAAAGGCGACGCGGTGATCGTCACCGATGTCGGCCAGCATCAGATGGTCGCCTGCCGCTATGCCAAATTCAATAAGACCCGCAGCAACGTAACTTCCGGCGGCCTGGGAACCATGGGCTTTGGACTGCCTGCGGCCATCGGCGCAAAATACGGCGCTCCCGACAGAACCGTAGTGGCCATCATCGGAGACGGTGGTTTCCAGATGACCTTACAGGAGCTGGGAACCATTATGCAGTTTGGTGCAGCAGTAAAGATCCTGATCCTGAACAATGAATTTCTTGGAATGGTACGCCAGTGGCAGCAACTGTTCCACGACCGGCGTTATTCCTTTGTAAATATTACCAGCCCGGATTTTGTGGCACTGGCAAAATCTTATAGCATCGAAGGTCAGTCCATCGATCAGCGTTCCGATCTCAAAGCAGCCCTCAGGACAATGCTGGAGCACGACGGAGCGTATTTACTGGAAGTTAAAGTGGGCAAAGAGAACAATGTATTCCCGATGGTGCCGCAGGGCAGCAGTGTAGCGGAGATCCGGTTGAAATAG